Proteins encoded within one genomic window of Halomonas sp. YLGW01:
- a CDS encoding YcgL domain-containing protein — protein sequence MSDTTNRKLLCEIFKSSCQDEMYLYVDKRNGMKDVPEALLERFGTPQPVLTLILTPEKRLSRAKAADVMASINEKGFYLQMPPAKEAYLLDLYRTPTKPSY from the coding sequence ATGAGTGACACGACCAATCGCAAGCTGCTGTGTGAAATCTTCAAGAGTTCATGTCAGGACGAGATGTACCTGTACGTCGACAAGCGCAACGGTATGAAGGACGTGCCGGAGGCATTGCTTGAACGTTTCGGCACGCCCCAGCCGGTGCTGACCCTGATCCTCACGCCCGAGAAACGCCTGTCTCGGGCCAAGGCTGCCGACGTGATGGCCTCGATCAATGAGAAGGGCTTCTACCTGCAGATGCCGCCGGCCAAGGAGGCCTATCTGCTGGATCTCTACCGCACCCCGACCAAGCCGAGCTACTGA
- a CDS encoding YcgN family cysteine cluster protein — MRERFWERYPLEELSDEEWEALCDGCGQCCLLKVEDEDSGDVAVLNVACELLDISSCRCSDYEHRFARVPDCTQLTAARVDDFRWLPHSCAYRRVHEGRKLAGWHPLISGDPARVHRKGISVASFAVSQTEVPEEALEEHIIAILPIDG, encoded by the coding sequence ATGCGAGAGCGTTTCTGGGAGCGCTACCCCCTCGAGGAGTTGAGCGATGAGGAATGGGAAGCGCTCTGTGACGGCTGTGGTCAGTGCTGCCTGCTCAAGGTCGAGGACGAGGACAGCGGTGATGTCGCCGTCCTCAACGTGGCCTGTGAGCTGCTCGATATCTCATCCTGCCGCTGCAGCGACTATGAACACCGCTTCGCCCGCGTGCCCGACTGTACCCAGCTGACCGCGGCCCGGGTCGACGATTTCCGCTGGCTGCCCCACTCCTGTGCCTACCGGCGTGTTCATGAAGGGCGCAAGCTGGCCGGTTGGCATCCGCTGATTTCCGGCGATCCCGCCCGGGTCCATCGCAAGGGCATCAGCGTGGCCAGCTTCGCCGTATCGCAAACCGAGGTGCCCGAAGAGGCCCTCGAGGAGCACATCATCGCCATCCTGCCCATTGATGGTTAG
- a CDS encoding prolyl oligopeptidase family serine peptidase — translation MKAQPPASPIDRFRRPDDPDWHWLEDRDDPTVSAFLEVANAESRDWFAPLEPLVEALYQGHLARRELAVTGLPAPLDHYTYWSETAADADYPRWWRHPLDAPSRRECFLDLEARAASLDFLEIGDMALSPNEAWLAWTEDTSGDEMFTLYLKSLPDGEPRRLLENIGPELCWAEDDRTLLFTRYDDIQRPESIWRLDTAMPEQEAQLILREDDPEFWLGIGKTRSRTWLVLESASKDTSECYLLPAGSPDASPQCFRARETGVEYAIDHRPGHFYVLNNREAPHFRLDVCPEADRDALQPLIPHRDAQTLEGVDAFGWGLVITERDHDEAQVHLRVLELDAQHGIQRDERLALPEAPCSLALGDTPHFDERRLLLREESFTLPIRWLRHDLDTGERALLKEQPVHGGLRPSQLTCRRVWAEAHDGERIPVSIVARADRLGQAPMPTLLYGYGAYGEVLDPWFSVARLELLERGVAFAVAHVRGGGDRGEPWYLAGKLEQKENSFRDFLAARDRLVEAGFSDDKRVVAYGASAGGLLVGASLNLAPEAFCAAVLDVPFVDVLRTMENPDLPLTIAEYTEWGNPADPAVRRRIAGYSPLDNLQAQPYPSVFLQGSWHDARVPYWEPAKLYARLRELDSARGPVLLRTDMGAGHGGASGRFKAWHDNARQDAYILWALGLAETP, via the coding sequence ATGAAAGCACAGCCGCCCGCCTCGCCCATCGACCGGTTCCGCCGCCCGGACGACCCCGACTGGCACTGGCTCGAAGACCGCGACGATCCGACGGTCAGCGCCTTCCTCGAGGTCGCCAATGCCGAAAGCCGTGACTGGTTCGCACCGCTGGAGCCGCTGGTCGAGGCGCTCTACCAGGGTCACCTGGCCCGCCGCGAGCTGGCCGTCACCGGCCTGCCGGCGCCGCTGGATCACTACACCTACTGGAGCGAGACCGCCGCCGACGCCGACTACCCGCGCTGGTGGCGCCACCCACTCGACGCGCCGTCAAGGCGGGAGTGTTTCCTCGACCTGGAGGCCCGCGCCGCCTCTCTGGACTTCCTCGAGATCGGTGACATGGCCCTGTCGCCGAACGAGGCCTGGCTGGCCTGGACCGAGGACACCAGTGGCGACGAGATGTTCACGCTCTATCTCAAGTCGCTGCCCGATGGCGAGCCGCGGCGGCTGCTCGAGAACATCGGCCCGGAGCTGTGTTGGGCCGAGGATGATCGTACCCTGCTGTTCACGCGCTATGACGACATCCAGCGCCCCGAGAGCATCTGGCGACTGGACACGGCAATGCCTGAGCAGGAGGCACAGCTGATCCTGCGCGAAGACGACCCGGAATTCTGGCTCGGCATCGGCAAGACCCGCTCCCGGACGTGGCTGGTGCTGGAGAGCGCCTCCAAGGACACCAGCGAATGCTACCTGTTGCCGGCAGGTTCGCCCGATGCCTCGCCGCAGTGCTTCCGCGCTCGGGAAACCGGCGTCGAGTATGCGATCGACCATCGCCCCGGGCACTTTTACGTGCTCAACAACCGCGAGGCCCCGCACTTCCGGCTGGATGTGTGCCCCGAGGCCGACCGCGACGCCTTGCAGCCGCTGATACCCCATCGCGATGCCCAGACCCTCGAAGGCGTCGACGCCTTCGGCTGGGGACTGGTGATCACCGAACGCGACCACGACGAAGCCCAGGTGCACCTGCGCGTGCTCGAACTGGACGCCCAGCACGGCATTCAGCGCGACGAACGCCTGGCCCTCCCCGAAGCGCCCTGCAGCCTGGCGCTCGGAGATACCCCGCACTTCGACGAACGCCGGCTGCTGCTGCGCGAGGAATCCTTCACCCTGCCGATTCGTTGGCTTCGCCACGACCTGGACACGGGGGAGCGCGCGCTGCTCAAGGAACAGCCGGTGCATGGCGGCCTGCGTCCGTCGCAGCTGACCTGCCGGCGGGTGTGGGCCGAGGCCCATGATGGCGAGCGGATTCCGGTTTCCATCGTCGCCCGCGCCGACCGTCTCGGCCAGGCGCCGATGCCGACCCTGCTCTATGGTTATGGCGCCTACGGGGAAGTGCTCGATCCCTGGTTCTCGGTGGCGAGGCTCGAACTGCTGGAGCGCGGCGTCGCCTTCGCCGTGGCCCACGTGCGGGGCGGCGGCGATCGAGGCGAGCCCTGGTACCTGGCCGGCAAGCTCGAGCAAAAGGAAAACAGCTTTCGGGACTTCCTGGCCGCCCGTGACCGTCTGGTCGAGGCGGGCTTCAGTGACGACAAGCGGGTCGTGGCCTATGGGGCCAGTGCCGGCGGGCTGCTGGTAGGCGCCAGCCTCAACCTCGCCCCCGAGGCCTTCTGCGCCGCCGTGCTCGACGTGCCCTTCGTGGATGTGCTGCGTACCATGGAGAATCCCGACCTGCCGCTGACCATCGCCGAGTACACGGAATGGGGCAACCCGGCCGACCCGGCCGTACGCCGGCGCATCGCAGGATACTCGCCGCTGGATAACCTTCAGGCCCAGCCCTATCCCAGCGTATTCCTGCAGGGCAGCTGGCACGACGCCCGGGTGCCCTACTGGGAGCCTGCCAAGCTCTACGCGCGCCTGCGGGAGCTGGATAGCGCCCGTGGCCCGGTCCTCTTGCGTACCGACATGGGGGCCGGCCACGGCGGGGCCTCGGGACGCTTCAAGGCCTGGCACGACAATGCCCGCCAGGACGCCTATATCCTCTGGGCCCTGGGGCTCGCCGAGACCCCCTGA
- a CDS encoding vWA domain-containing protein produces the protein MRVMFGAVLGCLLWSTTVFAQQATEDVEAQQGISQPAPASDVRVIFDVSGSMRENDPERLSASALELLASLLPADSRGGLWLFGERVENPLPVGPVDRRWRERARSLAPALVDYQQYTDIEAAIRAASEAPGGERHLVLLTDGVIDLEPAGGSKSVRDARSRRVLLEELAPTLADRGVTIHAIAFSPQADLALVERLAQSSQGLAALAQTPEDLLRGFIDIFERIFPTDQVPLGDNRFPIDPEVESFSALLFHEPDAAPPVLVGPGGRRYTPKDLPAGASWQRQPRFDLITVPSPEEGEWRIEGELEDDSRVSVISPLVLKTSDLPATLYQGFDLPVEAWLDREDDASLTSGQHQDMRVTVELQALDGSVLAESPLTQTTSGNARFSGVLPAPSLTGNARLVIDAEGASVHRQRVQAVNVLPAISARREAGQVWLEAEHPALNASNTRLSATLQGESLPIEAFDERRWRVTLPELPAELGVPLLLEAEIDLAGESRALHLPRLLLNPDGRILLDEARLDGAELTSRDLPATPGEAVTPTGSDGFDADGAADRVVGAINALPGKARQLVRGLGDQPRSWLVGVALGMALAILALWGLRARRLRQQPRQPSRQPSQPHPRRHSEEPHV, from the coding sequence ATGCGCGTCATGTTCGGTGCCGTGCTGGGTTGCCTGCTGTGGTCGACCACGGTTTTCGCTCAGCAGGCGACAGAGGACGTCGAAGCACAACAGGGAATCTCTCAGCCGGCGCCCGCCTCCGACGTGCGGGTGATCTTCGATGTCTCCGGCAGCATGCGGGAGAACGACCCCGAGCGCCTGAGCGCCAGCGCCCTGGAACTCCTGGCCTCGCTGCTCCCCGCGGACAGCCGCGGTGGGCTCTGGCTCTTCGGTGAACGCGTCGAAAATCCGCTCCCCGTCGGCCCGGTGGATCGCCGCTGGCGTGAACGGGCGCGCTCCCTGGCGCCGGCCCTGGTCGACTATCAGCAGTACACCGATATCGAGGCGGCCATCCGCGCGGCCAGTGAGGCGCCTGGCGGCGAGCGGCACCTGGTGCTGCTCACCGATGGGGTGATCGACCTGGAGCCGGCGGGTGGCAGCAAGTCCGTTCGGGATGCCCGTTCGCGGCGGGTACTGCTCGAGGAGCTCGCTCCGACTCTGGCCGACCGGGGGGTGACCATCCACGCCATCGCCTTCTCGCCACAGGCCGATCTGGCCCTGGTCGAGCGTCTGGCGCAGTCGAGTCAGGGGCTGGCGGCCCTGGCCCAGACACCGGAAGATCTGCTGCGTGGCTTTATCGATATCTTCGAGCGCATCTTCCCGACCGATCAGGTGCCACTTGGCGACAACCGCTTTCCCATCGACCCCGAGGTAGAGTCCTTCTCGGCGCTGCTGTTCCACGAGCCGGATGCCGCCCCTCCGGTGCTCGTCGGTCCCGGTGGGCGTCGCTACACGCCCAAGGACCTGCCGGCGGGCGCCAGCTGGCAGCGCCAGCCACGCTTCGACCTGATTACGGTGCCCTCGCCCGAGGAGGGCGAGTGGCGGATCGAGGGCGAACTCGAGGATGACAGTCGCGTCAGCGTGATCTCGCCGCTGGTGCTCAAGACTTCCGACTTGCCGGCCACCCTCTACCAAGGCTTCGATCTGCCGGTGGAGGCCTGGCTCGACCGAGAGGACGACGCGTCCCTGACGAGCGGTCAGCATCAGGATATGCGGGTCACGGTCGAGCTCCAGGCCCTCGATGGCTCGGTGCTGGCCGAAAGCCCGCTGACTCAGACCACCTCCGGTAACGCGCGCTTCAGTGGGGTGCTGCCGGCCCCGTCCCTGACCGGCAATGCGCGGCTGGTCATCGATGCCGAGGGCGCAAGCGTCCATCGTCAGCGAGTTCAGGCGGTCAATGTGTTGCCCGCGATCAGCGCCCGCCGGGAAGCGGGTCAAGTCTGGCTCGAGGCCGAACATCCGGCGCTCAACGCGAGCAATACCCGCCTGAGCGCGACCCTGCAGGGCGAATCGCTGCCCATCGAGGCCTTCGACGAGCGCCGCTGGCGTGTCACCTTGCCCGAGCTTCCGGCCGAGCTGGGGGTGCCGCTGCTGCTCGAGGCCGAGATCGACCTGGCCGGCGAGTCGCGTGCGCTGCACCTGCCGCGGCTGCTGCTCAACCCTGACGGTCGCATCCTGCTCGATGAGGCGCGCCTGGACGGGGCCGAGTTGACCAGCCGCGACCTGCCGGCGACGCCAGGCGAAGCGGTGACGCCGACCGGTAGCGACGGCTTCGACGCAGATGGAGCCGCCGATCGAGTCGTGGGTGCCATCAATGCGCTGCCCGGGAAGGCCCGGCAGCTGGTGCGCGGGCTTGGCGACCAGCCCCGGTCATGGCTTGTCGGGGTAGCGCTGGGGATGGCCCTGGCTATTCTGGCGCTGTGGGGCCTTCGCGCCCGCCGCCTGCGTCAACAGCCACGACAACCGTCTCGACAACCGTCCCAACCCCACCCGCGCCGGCACAGTGAGGAACCGCATGTGTGA
- a CDS encoding class II glutamine amidotransferase, with product MCELLGMSANVPTDICFSFTGFLHRGGGTGPHRDGWGIAFYEEGGYREFRDPHPSVDSPIARLIRDYPIKSHVVISHIRQANVGQVRLANTHPFTREMWGRPWCYAHNGQLDGWRDLPLGIHRPVGSTDSEHAFCYLMGEIHRHFPEPPEEPQALWSLLHRCCERLRGLGVFNLLLSDGVHLYSFCSTKLAHITRRAPFGEANLSDAELNVNFAEHTTEDDVVSVLATEPLTDNEDWVRMCPGEMLVWRDGEVLARFLPEAVAEPLD from the coding sequence ATGTGTGAACTGCTCGGCATGAGCGCCAACGTGCCCACCGATATCTGCTTCAGTTTCACGGGCTTTCTGCATCGCGGGGGTGGCACCGGGCCGCACCGTGACGGCTGGGGCATCGCCTTCTACGAGGAGGGCGGCTATCGCGAGTTTCGCGACCCGCACCCTTCCGTGGATTCGCCCATCGCCCGGCTGATCCGCGACTACCCGATCAAGTCGCATGTGGTGATCAGCCACATTCGCCAGGCCAATGTCGGTCAGGTGCGCCTGGCCAATACGCACCCGTTCACCCGAGAGATGTGGGGGCGACCCTGGTGCTACGCCCACAATGGCCAGCTCGACGGCTGGCGGGACCTGCCGCTGGGCATCCACCGGCCGGTGGGCAGCACCGACAGCGAGCACGCCTTCTGCTACCTGATGGGCGAGATCCATCGCCATTTTCCCGAGCCGCCCGAGGAACCCCAGGCGCTCTGGTCGCTGCTGCATCGCTGCTGCGAGCGCCTGCGCGGGCTCGGTGTCTTCAACCTGCTGCTCTCCGATGGCGTGCATCTCTACAGTTTCTGCTCCACCAAGCTGGCCCACATCACGCGCCGGGCGCCCTTCGGCGAGGCCAACCTATCGGATGCCGAGCTCAACGTGAACTTCGCCGAGCACACCACCGAGGATGATGTCGTCTCGGTACTGGCCACCGAGCCGCTGACCGACAACGAGGACTGGGTGCGGATGTGCCCCGGCGAGATGCTGGTCTGGCGGGACGGCGAGGTGCTGGCCCGCTTCCTGCCGGAGGCGGTGGCAGAACCACTGGACTAG
- a CDS encoding AMP-binding protein, translated as MSEHASAVTLTGPALEGLDDYTSVMDVFHGSVERFADKPAFSCMGQTLTFADLDRLSGDFAAWLQHETSLEPGDRIAIQLPNVLQFPVAVFGALRAGLVVVNTNPLYTEREMVHQFKDSGAKAILILANMADKLERVLDKTDIAHVLVTELGDLHGFPRRLLINAVVKYVKKLVPPYALPTAVSFRSALKRGQGLGHEDVARSPEDIAALQYTGGTTGRAKGTMLTHRNLIANMLQAHAAIGPGLSEGAETIIAPLPVYHIYTFTVNCLFMVETGNHSVLITNPRDLDGFVKTLEKTRFTGFIGLNTLFNALCQREDFKALDFSPLKLTISGGMALTRAAAERWKRVTGCDIAEGYGMTETSPIVSFNPVDAIQLGSIGKPVAGTSVRVIDADGEVLPLGEPGELCVKGPQVMKGYWNLPEETARTLDDDGWIRTGDIAVLQEDGYIRIVDRKKDMIIVSGFNVYPNEIEDVVAGHQDVVEAAAVGIEDADSGEAIKLFVVSRNPALDAETLRAYCREQLSAYKVPRFVEFRDELPKTNVGKVLRRELRETPA; from the coding sequence ATGAGCGAGCATGCCAGTGCAGTGACCCTCACCGGCCCGGCCCTCGAAGGGCTGGACGACTACACCTCGGTGATGGATGTCTTCCATGGCTCGGTCGAGCGCTTCGCCGACAAGCCCGCCTTCAGCTGCATGGGCCAGACCCTGACCTTTGCCGACCTGGACCGGCTGTCCGGCGACTTCGCCGCCTGGCTGCAACACGAGACGAGTCTCGAGCCTGGGGATCGTATCGCCATCCAGCTGCCTAACGTATTGCAGTTTCCAGTGGCGGTCTTCGGAGCCCTGCGTGCCGGTCTGGTGGTGGTCAACACCAACCCGCTCTATACCGAGCGGGAGATGGTTCACCAGTTCAAGGATTCGGGCGCCAAGGCGATCCTGATCCTGGCCAATATGGCCGACAAGCTGGAGCGGGTGCTCGACAAGACCGACATCGCCCATGTGCTGGTCACCGAGCTCGGTGATCTGCATGGCTTTCCCCGGCGGCTCCTGATCAATGCGGTGGTCAAGTACGTAAAGAAACTGGTGCCCCCCTATGCCCTGCCCACGGCGGTGAGCTTTCGCTCGGCGCTGAAGAGGGGGCAGGGGCTGGGGCATGAGGACGTAGCGCGTTCCCCCGAGGATATCGCCGCCTTGCAGTACACGGGCGGAACCACGGGGCGTGCCAAGGGCACCATGCTCACCCATCGCAACCTGATCGCCAACATGCTCCAGGCGCACGCGGCCATCGGCCCGGGGCTATCAGAAGGCGCCGAGACCATCATCGCGCCGCTGCCGGTCTATCACATCTACACCTTCACGGTGAATTGCCTGTTCATGGTCGAGACCGGCAATCACTCGGTGCTGATCACCAACCCCCGGGACCTCGATGGCTTCGTCAAGACGCTTGAGAAGACCCGCTTCACCGGCTTCATCGGCCTCAACACCCTGTTCAATGCCCTGTGCCAGCGCGAGGACTTCAAGGCCCTCGACTTCTCGCCGCTCAAGCTGACCATCTCCGGCGGCATGGCGCTGACACGGGCCGCCGCCGAGCGCTGGAAGCGCGTCACCGGTTGTGACATCGCCGAGGGCTACGGCATGACCGAGACCTCGCCGATCGTGTCCTTCAACCCGGTCGATGCCATCCAGCTCGGCTCGATCGGCAAGCCTGTGGCCGGCACCTCGGTACGGGTCATCGATGCCGACGGCGAGGTGCTGCCGCTGGGCGAGCCCGGTGAACTGTGCGTCAAGGGGCCTCAGGTGATGAAGGGCTACTGGAACCTGCCGGAGGAGACGGCCAGGACCCTGGATGACGACGGCTGGATCCGCACCGGCGATATCGCGGTCCTGCAGGAAGATGGCTACATCCGCATCGTCGATCGCAAGAAGGACATGATCATCGTCTCGGGCTTCAACGTGTACCCCAACGAGATCGAGGACGTGGTGGCGGGCCATCAGGACGTGGTCGAGGCGGCGGCGGTGGGCATCGAGGACGCCGACAGCGGCGAGGCGATCAAGCTGTTCGTGGTCAGCCGCAACCCGGCGCTGGACGCCGAGACGTTGCGCGCCTATTGCCGAGAGCAGCTGTCCGCCTACAAGGTGCCGCGTTTCGTCGAGTTCCGCGACGAGTTGCCCAAGACCAATGTCGGCAAGGTGCTGCGCCGCGAGCTGCGCGAGACGCCGGCCTGA